The following proteins come from a genomic window of Streptomyces liliiviolaceus:
- a CDS encoding ArsR/SmtB family transcription factor, with protein sequence MLTLAADIEVLARFGRALADPIRCRILLALREAPAHPADLADALEISRTRLSNHLACLRDCGLVVAVPVGRRTRYELADERLGHALDDLRTAVVAVAADKTCADANEKGCC encoded by the coding sequence GTGCTGACTCTCGCTGCTGATATCGAGGTGCTGGCGCGGTTCGGCCGCGCCCTCGCCGACCCGATCCGCTGCCGGATCCTCCTCGCCCTCCGCGAGGCTCCTGCCCATCCCGCAGACCTGGCCGACGCCCTGGAGATCTCCCGTACGCGGCTGTCCAACCACTTGGCGTGCCTGCGGGACTGCGGCCTCGTCGTCGCCGTGCCCGTAGGCCGCCGCACCCGCTACGAGCTCGCCGATGAACGGCTCGGACATGCACTGGACGACCTGCGTACCGCCGTCGTGGCGGTCGCGGCCGACAAAACCTGCGCGGACGCCAACGAGAAGGGCTGCTGCTGA
- a CDS encoding cation transporter produces the protein MTAEISLGIGPSPARRDALARRVRLLVAVTITYNVIEAVVAITAGTLASSTALIGFGLDSVIEVSSATAVAWQFSAREHTVRQARERRTLRIISVSFFALAAYVGIDAVRALVGTGDAEPSVLGIVIAAFSLAVMPFLSAAQRTAGRELGSASAVADSKQTLLCTYLSAVLLAGLVLNATFGWAWADPIAALVIAAIAIKEGRDAWQGKGCCAPVGVPAQSADEEADACGCRPGCDCCS, from the coding sequence ATGACCGCCGAGATATCCCTCGGTATCGGCCCGTCCCCGGCCCGCCGCGACGCACTGGCCCGCCGGGTACGGCTGCTGGTCGCAGTGACCATCACCTACAACGTCATCGAGGCGGTCGTCGCCATCACCGCCGGAACGCTCGCCTCCTCAACGGCTCTGATCGGCTTCGGCCTGGACTCGGTCATCGAGGTCTCCTCAGCCACAGCAGTCGCCTGGCAGTTCTCCGCCCGCGAGCACACAGTGCGCCAGGCCCGGGAGAGGCGGACGCTGCGGATCATTTCGGTGTCGTTCTTTGCTCTCGCCGCGTACGTCGGCATCGACGCCGTCCGTGCCCTCGTCGGGACGGGAGATGCCGAACCGTCCGTCCTCGGCATCGTGATCGCCGCGTTCTCGCTCGCGGTCATGCCCTTCCTGTCCGCCGCTCAGCGCACGGCCGGCCGCGAACTCGGCTCCGCCAGTGCGGTCGCCGACTCCAAGCAGACGCTGTTGTGCACCTACCTGTCCGCTGTACTCCTGGCCGGCCTGGTCCTCAACGCCACGTTTGGCTGGGCCTGGGCCGACCCGATCGCCGCCCTCGTCATCGCCGCCATCGCAATCAAGGAAGGCCGCGACGCCTGGCAGGGCAAGGGCTGTTGCGCTCCCGTCGGCGTGCCCGCGCAGTCCGCAGACGAGGAGGCGGATGCATGCGGCTGCCGCCCCGGCTGCGACTGTTGCAGCTGA